A part of Streptomyces sp. NBC_01497 genomic DNA contains:
- a CDS encoding GOLPH3/VPS74 family protein: MGRSRRTIPEELLLLALDPTTGTTAQPQSLDLGLAGAQLVELALAGRIAPDGDRIAVVMPRPTGDPTLDSALELLRRRGSPVRAVHWIGGPRLGLRQTYLSHLERCGMVHAVAGQMCGVLPTTRYQATETAVSREIKARLDSAIRTGVPPDPRTAALAALAHAVGLGKHLYPGNEGRSSRSRLRDLIRHDPMGGLVAHAVMDVQNGVAVQPRRNPAQGAVAPGMAAGGRPGGVPAQPSRGGSMARVPAH, translated from the coding sequence ATGGGCAGGAGCCGCAGAACAATTCCGGAGGAGCTTCTGTTGCTCGCTCTGGACCCGACCACGGGTACCACAGCGCAGCCGCAGTCGCTCGACCTCGGCCTGGCCGGAGCACAGCTAGTGGAGCTGGCGCTGGCAGGCCGGATAGCCCCTGACGGGGATCGTATAGCCGTGGTGATGCCACGGCCGACCGGAGATCCGACTCTGGACTCCGCACTGGAGCTGCTGCGCAGACGCGGCAGCCCGGTTCGGGCTGTCCACTGGATCGGCGGGCCCCGACTGGGGCTGCGCCAGACGTATCTCTCGCACCTGGAGCGGTGCGGCATGGTGCATGCCGTGGCGGGACAGATGTGCGGGGTGCTGCCGACGACGCGCTACCAGGCGACGGAAACGGCGGTGAGCCGGGAGATCAAAGCCCGGCTCGACAGTGCGATCCGCACCGGTGTACCGCCGGACCCGCGGACCGCGGCGCTCGCCGCACTGGCCCACGCGGTCGGTCTCGGCAAGCACCTCTACCCCGGAAACGAGGGCCGCTCTTCGCGCTCCCGGCTCCGGGACCTGATCAGGCACGACCCGATGGGCGGTCTCGTCGCGCACGCCGTGATGGACGTGCAGAACGGCGTCGCGGTCCAGCCGCGCCGCAACCCCGCCCAGGGGGCCGTGGCACCCGGCATGGCGGCGGGCGGACGGCCAGGCGGCGTTCCGGCGCAGCCGAGCCGGGGCGGGAGCATGGCCCGCGTCCCGGCCCACTGA